A genomic window from Candidatus Denitrolinea symbiosum includes:
- a CDS encoding succinate--CoA ligase subunit alpha, translated as MSILIDKNTRLIVQGITGNEGMFHTAQMFAYGTNIVGGVTPGKGGEWALDGKIPVFDSVKLAADATDANCTVIFVPARFAPDAMYEAADAGIPLIVCITEGVSVQDMMRVRNYLDQKRVRLVGPNCPGMLTPGASKVGIIPGNIAIPGNVGVVSRSGTLTYEVLYAMKNVGLGASTCVGIGGDPVNGTNFIDVLEMFEYDPQTEKVMLIGEIGGTDEEKAAEFISKKMTKPVVSFIAGQTAPPGKRMGHAGAIIEGGAGTAADKVRALEAAGVKVAKHPEEIATLLKQK; from the coding sequence ATGAGCATACTCATTGATAAGAACACCCGCCTGATCGTGCAGGGCATCACCGGCAACGAGGGCATGTTCCACACCGCGCAGATGTTCGCCTACGGGACGAACATCGTCGGCGGGGTGACGCCCGGCAAGGGCGGCGAATGGGCGCTGGACGGCAAGATCCCCGTATTCGACTCGGTCAAACTGGCGGCGGACGCGACCGACGCCAACTGTACCGTCATCTTCGTCCCCGCGCGGTTCGCGCCCGACGCGATGTACGAGGCGGCGGACGCCGGCATCCCGCTCATCGTCTGCATCACCGAGGGAGTGAGCGTGCAGGATATGATGCGCGTCCGCAACTACCTCGACCAGAAGCGCGTCCGCCTCGTCGGCCCGAACTGCCCCGGTATGTTGACCCCGGGCGCGTCGAAAGTGGGCATCATCCCCGGCAATATCGCCATCCCCGGCAACGTGGGCGTCGTCTCGCGCTCCGGCACGTTGACCTACGAAGTGCTGTACGCCATGAAAAACGTCGGGCTGGGCGCGTCCACCTGCGTAGGCATCGGCGGCGACCCGGTCAACGGGACGAATTTCATTGACGTGCTGGAGATGTTCGAATACGATCCGCAGACCGAAAAGGTGATGTTGATCGGCGAGATCGGCGGCACGGACGAGGAAAAAGCGGCGGAGTTCATCTCGAAGAAAATGACCAAGCCGGTAGTCTCGTTCATCGCCGGGCAGACCGCCCCTCCCGGCAAGCGCATGGGACACGCCGGGGCCATCATCGAAGGCGGCGCGGGAACCGCGGCGGACAAAGTCCGGGCGCTCGAAGCCGCGGGCGTGAAGGTCGCCAAACACCCCGAAGAGATCGCGACGCTGTTGAAACAGAAATAA
- a CDS encoding succinate--CoA ligase subunit beta yields MKLHEYQSKLIFSKYGIPIPKGRVAANAEEARRTAQELGGRAVIKAQVLVGGRGKAGGVKVAKSPEEAEQFAAQILKMEIKGLPVRKVLVDEAASIETEIYLGITNDRAARKPVMMASAAGGVEIEEVARETPEKIIKVHIDPLLGLRDYQTRDIAAGIDLPRELWRDFNAIALALWKAYSENDATLAEINPLIINKDGKLVALDGKMLIDDNALFRHPELAELRDIDEEAPAETEARKYGLSYIKLDGSIGCMVNGAGLAMTSMDVIKLFGGEPANFLDIGGGASADKVAAAMRIILTDPNVKAVLFNIFGGITRCDEVARGILAAMDEVKPKTPMVVRLVGTNAEEGRHLLEKAKMITAETLADAAQKAVKAAK; encoded by the coding sequence ATGAAACTCCACGAATACCAATCCAAACTGATCTTCTCCAAATATGGAATCCCCATCCCCAAAGGACGGGTGGCGGCCAACGCGGAAGAAGCGAGGCGGACCGCCCAGGAACTCGGCGGACGCGCCGTCATCAAAGCCCAGGTGCTGGTAGGCGGACGCGGCAAAGCCGGCGGCGTGAAAGTCGCCAAAAGCCCGGAAGAAGCGGAGCAGTTCGCCGCGCAAATCCTGAAAATGGAGATCAAAGGACTCCCCGTCCGCAAAGTGCTGGTGGACGAGGCCGCCTCCATCGAGACCGAGATCTACCTCGGCATCACCAACGACCGCGCCGCGCGCAAGCCGGTGATGATGGCCTCCGCCGCGGGCGGCGTGGAGATCGAAGAGGTGGCGCGCGAGACGCCCGAGAAGATCATCAAAGTCCACATTGACCCGCTGCTCGGCCTGAGAGACTATCAGACGCGCGACATCGCCGCGGGCATAGACCTGCCGCGCGAACTCTGGCGCGACTTCAACGCCATTGCCCTGGCCCTGTGGAAGGCCTACAGCGAAAACGACGCCACCCTGGCTGAGATCAACCCGCTGATCATCAACAAGGACGGAAAACTAGTCGCGCTCGACGGCAAGATGTTGATTGACGACAACGCCCTGTTCCGCCATCCCGAACTGGCCGAACTGCGCGACATTGACGAAGAAGCCCCCGCCGAAACCGAGGCGCGCAAATACGGTCTCTCCTACATCAAACTGGACGGCAGCATCGGCTGCATGGTCAACGGCGCGGGCCTCGCCATGACCAGCATGGACGTGATCAAACTCTTCGGCGGCGAACCCGCCAACTTCCTCGACATCGGCGGCGGCGCCAGCGCAGACAAAGTGGCCGCAGCCATGCGCATCATCCTCACCGACCCGAACGTCAAAGCCGTGCTGTTCAACATCTTCGGCGGCATCACCCGCTGCGACGAGGTCGCCAGGGGCATCCTGGCCGCGATGGACGAGGTCAAACCGAAGACGCCGATGGTGGTGCGTCTCGTCGGCACGAACGCCGAGGAGGGACGTCATCTCCTCGAAAAGGCGAAGATGATCACCGCCGAAACCCTGGCCGACGCCGCGCAGAAGGCCGTGAAAGCCGCGAAATAA